One genomic window of Leptospira paudalimensis includes the following:
- the def gene encoding peptide deformylase: MAVRKILKIGNPILRQTSEDVTESEIQTKDFKKLIRDMFETMRHADGVGLAAPQIGVLKKLVVVGQEDDNERYPGTPEVPNQIILNPEITPLSPPADGFWEGCLSVPGMRGYVERPNKIRMKWRDENFEEHDEIIEGYRAIVLQHECDHLFGVLYVDRLKSTKLFGYNEDIDTAGKLLD; this comes from the coding sequence ATGGCAGTACGAAAAATTCTTAAAATTGGTAATCCGATCCTTAGGCAAACAAGTGAAGATGTGACCGAATCCGAAATCCAAACCAAGGATTTCAAAAAATTGATACGCGATATGTTTGAAACCATGCGCCATGCCGATGGTGTGGGACTTGCTGCCCCACAAATTGGAGTTTTAAAAAAATTAGTGGTAGTTGGGCAAGAAGATGACAATGAACGATACCCTGGAACCCCAGAAGTTCCGAACCAAATCATCTTAAATCCGGAAATCACACCCTTAAGTCCTCCTGCTGATGGATTCTGGGAGGGGTGTTTATCGGTACCTGGAATGCGTGGTTATGTAGAACGACCTAACAAAATCCGAATGAAATGGCGCGATGAAAATTTCGAAGAACACGACGAAATCATCGAAGGGTATAGAGCCATCGTATTACAACATGAATGTGATCATTTATTTGGAGTATTGTATGTAGATCGATTAAAAAGCACAAAACTGTTTGGTTATAACGAAGACATTGATACCGCAGGCAAATTGTTAGATTAA
- a CDS encoding efflux RND transporter permease subunit produces MGSSIVQYFLSKSLFVNLLTFLIILVGGFTAATMNREAFPNINFDIVSVTTIYPGAAPADVEKLVTKPLEDAIKEVDGIKEFRSASLENRSGIIITIDPNTKNTQKVVDDLKSAIDRIQDLPTEVEDPIVTEITTARQPVIEIHLSSTLKDGKPILSAKELRDQAKILEEKLKDLPSVARITKRGWREREMKVDLDPDKLKAFSLSSTQVISALRQRNINFPGGNINEKTREIIVRTVGEFDTAEEIENVFIRTNDAGRSVRIRDVARVTEGFEDSEYLDKSNGNIAIALTVIKREKADAITVVDDSKKVVETFINSSNGTIKHAFVNDLSKYIRRRLGVLTSNAVSGLFLVTASLFVFLGWRMALMTALGIPISIAMTFVAMNYMGLTLNLISMMGLIIVVGILVDDAIIICENVYRHLEMGEEPFEAAMRGTSEVLAPVTATVTTTIAAFGPMLFMTGIFGKFIHSIPLVVILSLCSSLFEAFFMLPSHLYDVSKASDMKGEVKEESHWFIKFKEKTYLPLLRFALSNRWKMVGLLLGLFVFSLAIQTKFGKFKLFPGAIETFQVRVTAETGLKLEETDRFIRAIEHSIAKLPEGEVENFISRVGIIQKDPNDPFTKRGKNYAQVMVYLTPDDNRDRSTEKIIEVVRENTKYLLNDKALALLEEKLAKENVDKKEEDKVQIDAIPSEYLPLKGKLVNLEFEKLAGGPPVGKPVAIEIKGDDFATLLKIGAEYKAALAKIKGVTDIGDDFNEGKDEIRVSVDESLASFAGVSVQSVSLAINTALQGTVSTKIKRADEEVDVRVRFPEEYRSSLTHLNKVYVNNLTGNLIPVSRLTSYDRNPGRASINHLDGKRLLTVTSNIDETVSTSRQVNLEAKQLTEGIIAKYPGYSVRFSGENKDTEESMASLGRAFLVGLLIIYMILASLFRSLAQPLIVMSAIPFAVIGVIFAFLVHGQPFSFLAFLGIIGLAGVVVNDSIVLVDCANQLRIEDPSKSTFELLVEAGSIRLRAVMLTTVTTVLGLLPTAYGIGGKDPFLVPMALAFGWGLAFATFITLIMVPVFYLNLYTFKDSVVRKYQNRKKRFV; encoded by the coding sequence ATGGGTTCATCCATCGTACAGTATTTTCTTTCCAAAAGTTTATTCGTAAACCTATTAACTTTTTTAATCATATTAGTTGGTGGATTCACCGCTGCTACAATGAACAGAGAAGCATTTCCCAATATCAATTTTGATATTGTGAGTGTTACGACAATCTATCCTGGTGCGGCTCCCGCCGATGTGGAAAAACTTGTCACCAAACCTTTAGAAGATGCGATTAAAGAAGTTGATGGAATCAAAGAATTTCGTTCGGCTTCGTTAGAAAATCGTTCTGGAATCATCATTACAATTGATCCAAATACAAAAAACACTCAGAAAGTGGTAGATGATTTAAAATCAGCAATTGATAGGATCCAAGATTTACCGACGGAAGTGGAAGATCCAATTGTAACAGAGATTACAACAGCAAGGCAACCTGTTATCGAAATCCATCTCTCTTCGACTCTAAAAGACGGGAAACCAATCCTCAGTGCAAAAGAACTCAGAGACCAAGCAAAAATTTTAGAAGAAAAACTAAAAGACCTCCCTTCTGTTGCGAGGATCACCAAACGAGGTTGGCGTGAACGAGAAATGAAGGTGGACTTAGATCCTGATAAATTGAAAGCGTTCTCTCTCTCTTCCACACAAGTAATCAGTGCCCTTCGTCAGAGAAACATCAACTTTCCTGGTGGAAACATCAATGAAAAAACAAGGGAAATCATTGTACGAACTGTTGGAGAGTTTGATACTGCTGAGGAAATCGAAAACGTTTTTATTAGAACCAATGATGCAGGGAGATCCGTTCGGATTCGAGATGTGGCCCGAGTCACAGAAGGTTTTGAAGATTCAGAATACCTAGATAAATCAAATGGTAATATTGCCATTGCACTTACCGTTATCAAACGCGAAAAAGCAGATGCGATTACAGTTGTTGATGATTCCAAGAAAGTAGTCGAAACATTTATTAACTCCTCGAATGGCACAATCAAACATGCGTTTGTAAATGACTTATCGAAATACATTAGAAGGAGACTCGGTGTTTTAACTTCAAATGCTGTTTCTGGTTTATTTCTAGTAACGGCATCCCTATTTGTATTCCTCGGATGGAGAATGGCTCTCATGACAGCACTTGGAATTCCTATCTCCATTGCTATGACTTTTGTTGCCATGAATTATATGGGACTTACTTTAAACCTCATATCGATGATGGGTCTCATCATTGTTGTGGGAATTTTAGTCGATGATGCCATCATCATTTGTGAAAACGTATACCGCCATTTAGAAATGGGAGAAGAACCATTTGAAGCTGCCATGCGTGGTACTAGTGAAGTATTGGCACCTGTAACAGCAACGGTCACAACAACCATTGCTGCCTTTGGACCTATGTTATTTATGACAGGGATCTTTGGGAAATTCATCCATTCCATCCCACTAGTGGTTATCCTTTCCTTGTGCAGTTCATTGTTTGAAGCATTTTTTATGTTACCTTCTCACTTGTATGATGTCAGTAAGGCAAGTGATATGAAGGGGGAAGTAAAAGAAGAATCACATTGGTTCATCAAATTCAAAGAAAAAACTTACCTTCCACTCTTACGTTTTGCATTGAGTAACCGCTGGAAAATGGTAGGTTTATTACTGGGTTTATTTGTATTTTCATTGGCGATCCAAACTAAATTTGGGAAATTCAAACTTTTCCCAGGTGCCATTGAAACATTCCAAGTGAGAGTCACTGCGGAAACTGGATTAAAACTGGAAGAAACTGATCGTTTCATACGTGCGATTGAACACAGTATCGCCAAACTTCCTGAAGGTGAAGTTGAGAATTTTATCTCACGAGTGGGAATCATTCAGAAAGACCCGAATGATCCTTTTACAAAACGTGGAAAAAACTATGCCCAAGTTATGGTGTATCTAACACCCGATGACAACAGGGATCGTTCTACAGAAAAAATCATAGAAGTTGTAAGAGAAAATACAAAGTATCTATTAAATGATAAAGCACTTGCCTTACTTGAAGAAAAACTAGCGAAAGAGAATGTAGATAAAAAAGAAGAGGATAAAGTCCAAATTGATGCCATTCCGAGTGAGTATTTACCGTTAAAAGGCAAACTGGTGAACTTGGAATTTGAAAAATTAGCAGGTGGACCACCAGTTGGAAAACCAGTTGCCATTGAGATCAAAGGAGACGACTTTGCCACCTTACTCAAAATTGGTGCCGAATACAAAGCCGCTTTAGCAAAAATCAAAGGTGTTACCGATATCGGTGACGACTTTAATGAAGGAAAAGACGAAATCCGTGTATCCGTTGACGAATCACTGGCATCGTTTGCTGGAGTGAGTGTTCAGTCGGTTTCCCTTGCGATCAACACAGCGTTACAAGGAACAGTTTCTACCAAAATCAAACGTGCAGATGAAGAAGTGGACGTACGTGTTCGGTTCCCTGAGGAATACAGGTCATCCCTAACACATTTGAATAAAGTATATGTGAATAACCTCACAGGAAACCTAATTCCAGTTTCACGATTAACAAGTTATGATCGGAATCCAGGGCGTGCATCAATCAATCATTTGGATGGAAAAAGGCTTCTTACTGTTACCTCTAATATTGATGAAACTGTATCAACTTCCAGACAAGTCAATTTGGAAGCAAAACAACTCACAGAAGGCATCATTGCAAAATACCCTGGTTATTCGGTTCGATTTTCAGGGGAAAATAAAGACACAGAAGAATCAATGGCTTCTCTTGGGCGAGCTTTCCTTGTAGGACTACTCATCATTTATATGATCCTTGCCTCCCTCTTCCGGTCCTTAGCCCAACCTCTCATTGTAATGAGTGCCATTCCATTTGCAGTCATTGGAGTGATCTTTGCTTTTTTAGTGCATGGTCAACCATTTTCCTTTTTGGCATTCCTCGGAATCATTGGACTTGCGGGGGTGGTCGTGAACGACTCCATTGTGCTTGTGGACTGTGCCAACCAATTACGCATTGAAGACCCATCGAAATCCACCTTTGAATTGTTAGTGGAAGCAGGGAGTATCCGCTTACGTGCTGTGATGTTGACCACGGTTACCACTGTTCTTGGTCTCTTACCAACTGCGTATGGGATTGGAGGTAAGGACCCTTTCCTTGTTCCAATGGCTCTTGCATTTGGTTGGGGACTTGCCTTTGCCACGTTTATTACTTTGATTATGGTCCCTGTCTTTTACTTAAACTTATATACGTTTAAAGACAGTGTCGTGAGAAAGTATCAAAATCGAAAAAAACGATTTGTTTGA
- a CDS encoding polysaccharide deacetylase family protein gives MSLDPTNEEKEIQDIVHELSKDIEKDRLFAKKLRRFAFISALSFVGLTVFVLLSYLLYLSLSVTKLESEVKEKDRSLRELEQSLFSLMYQEQLREENALAGDTEPDTELAKQVEENIEFLKEVSQNTKGRNILRGNESQKEIALTFDLATGEELPVLYNYIKEHKIKVTLFLSNERPSDINGSFFVRQNLDYIKRMAKTGAVEFGNHTWSHFNYQRSVTETSLKKRMVLEYLSKSVLDLPRMAEELKRVEDTFYSLTKQELKKYYRLPYGALSQLILDAHASLGYTDHIMWSNNAKGSLDLPDYISKQFLYKKTSKGKKEVVKNPHYKTGEETLTFLDNWEKADPNGMNGAIILMHLGGPRKFDKLIYILPTFIERMKEKGYKFVTLSEVLNDKKD, from the coding sequence ATGTCACTCGATCCGACAAACGAAGAGAAAGAAATCCAGGACATTGTCCATGAACTTTCGAAGGACATAGAAAAGGATCGATTATTTGCTAAAAAACTCCGTCGTTTTGCCTTTATCTCTGCCTTATCCTTTGTTGGACTCACCGTTTTTGTTTTACTCAGTTATCTGCTCTATTTGAGCCTCAGTGTCACTAAACTCGAATCCGAAGTAAAAGAAAAAGATAGAAGTTTAAGAGAATTGGAACAGTCTCTTTTTTCTTTGATGTACCAAGAACAACTGAGAGAAGAGAATGCTCTAGCAGGGGACACAGAACCCGACACTGAACTTGCCAAACAAGTAGAAGAAAATATTGAGTTTTTAAAGGAAGTGAGCCAAAATACCAAAGGTCGTAACATCTTACGTGGGAATGAATCGCAAAAGGAAATTGCTCTAACCTTTGATTTGGCAACTGGCGAAGAACTTCCCGTACTTTATAATTACATTAAAGAACATAAAATCAAAGTAACCTTGTTCTTATCCAATGAAAGACCATCCGATATCAATGGTTCCTTTTTTGTCAGACAAAACTTAGATTACATCAAACGGATGGCAAAAACAGGTGCTGTCGAATTTGGGAATCATACTTGGTCACATTTTAACTACCAACGTTCTGTAACGGAGACTTCCTTAAAAAAAAGAATGGTACTTGAATACTTATCTAAGTCAGTACTCGACCTTCCTCGTATGGCAGAAGAACTCAAACGAGTGGAAGATACCTTTTATTCACTCACCAAACAAGAATTAAAGAAATATTACCGTTTGCCTTATGGAGCACTTAGCCAATTGATTTTAGATGCCCATGCAAGTCTTGGTTATACAGATCATATCATGTGGTCAAATAATGCCAAAGGATCACTTGACTTGCCAGATTATATCAGCAAACAATTCTTATATAAAAAAACGTCGAAAGGTAAAAAGGAAGTCGTAAAAAACCCTCATTACAAAACAGGAGAGGAAACACTTACGTTTTTAGACAATTGGGAAAAAGCGGATCCAAACGGGATGAACGGTGCAATCATCCTCATGCACCTTGGTGGTCCCCGTAAATTTGATAAATTGATTTATATCCTTCCTACATTCATTGAAAGAATGAAAGAAAAGGGTTACAAATTTGTAACCCTTTCTGAAGTTCTAAACGATAAAAAAGACTAA
- the tyrS gene encoding tyrosine--tRNA ligase yields the protein MKTERELNQELETIRRGTVEIISEGELLEKIKSKPSLTIKAGFDPTAPDLHLGHFVLLRKLKHFQDLGHDVCFMLGDFTAMIGDPTGKSETRKRLSKEEVLENSKTYQTQVFKILDPNKTRILYNSHWCSELKFEDVLVLTSKYTVSRMLERDDFTKRHKAGTPISMIEFLYPLVQGYDSVAMKSDVELGGTDQKFNMLVGRDLQREYGQKPQAVITLPLLVGLDGVKKMSKSLGNYVGIIEKPIDMYGKIMSISDDLMWNYFELLTDLPMSEVEKRKEGIRAKSLHPKEVKTELALLIMDQLHPEEENRKAVEEWTAIHNTKNRALPDEIPTESLDSSYFTEKPPLLVYVLSQFKFIPSVSEGRRLIQAGGLYLDEEKITDPGLVLEQGKEYLIRQGKKGKFLKIKT from the coding sequence ATGAAAACTGAAAGAGAATTGAACCAAGAATTAGAAACCATCCGCCGAGGCACTGTCGAAATCATCAGTGAAGGGGAACTTTTAGAAAAAATCAAATCCAAACCTTCTTTAACGATCAAAGCTGGATTTGATCCTACGGCACCTGATTTACATTTAGGTCATTTTGTGTTACTGCGAAAACTCAAACATTTCCAAGACTTGGGCCATGATGTTTGTTTTATGCTAGGTGATTTTACAGCAATGATTGGTGATCCAACAGGTAAATCGGAAACACGCAAACGACTCTCAAAAGAAGAGGTATTGGAAAATTCTAAAACCTACCAAACCCAAGTATTTAAAATTTTAGACCCAAATAAAACTCGTATCCTTTACAATTCTCACTGGTGTTCGGAATTAAAATTTGAAGATGTACTGGTTCTGACTTCGAAGTATACAGTTTCACGAATGTTGGAACGAGATGATTTCACCAAACGCCATAAAGCGGGTACACCCATTTCGATGATTGAGTTCTTATACCCTCTCGTACAGGGGTATGATTCTGTTGCAATGAAGTCCGATGTGGAACTTGGGGGAACAGACCAAAAGTTTAATATGCTTGTTGGTCGCGACTTACAAAGAGAATACGGTCAAAAACCCCAAGCAGTCATCACTTTGCCTTTGTTAGTTGGGCTTGATGGTGTGAAAAAAATGTCCAAGTCTCTTGGCAATTATGTAGGCATCATTGAAAAACCCATCGACATGTATGGTAAAATTATGTCTATCTCCGATGATCTGATGTGGAATTATTTTGAACTTCTTACAGACCTTCCGATGTCGGAAGTGGAAAAACGAAAAGAGGGGATTCGTGCCAAATCTCTCCATCCAAAAGAAGTCAAAACAGAACTGGCTCTCCTCATCATGGACCAACTCCATCCAGAAGAAGAAAACCGTAAGGCTGTGGAAGAATGGACTGCCATCCATAATACCAAAAACAGAGCACTACCTGACGAAATTCCGACAGAAAGTTTGGACTCCAGTTATTTTACAGAAAAACCACCCCTTCTTGTCTATGTGTTGTCCCAATTCAAATTCATACCAAGTGTTTCGGAAGGGCGCCGGCTCATCCAGGCAGGGGGATTGTATTTGGATGAGGAAAAAATAACAGACCCAGGCCTTGTTTTGGAACAGGGAAAAGAATACCTCATCAGACAAGGGAAGAAAGGGAAATTTTTAAAGATCAAAACCTAA
- a CDS encoding glycerol-3-phosphate dehydrogenase/oxidase has product MNHLDERKQTLKHLESTQYDILILGGGATGSGTALDASLRGYKVALLEKGDFSQGTSSRSTKLIHGGVRYLAQFHFKLIYEALSERKRLLINAPHLVKPLPFVLPTYVWWEKPFYSIGLTMYDILAGKSIVPGHERISKATALDYFVSLKKENLKGGISYYDAQFNDARLNVTTIRAAKENGADIVSRIEVTSFLKDNNGKIIGVTAKDSLTKKVVSIKAKVVANTTGVWIDSLRKLDDPKAENVLAPSQGIHLVFDKEKLPCRTAMIIPKTADGRVVFVIPWEGKVLLGTTDTPIQKIDDEPLPLQSEVEFLLQTGNDYLDTKLTKDDIESVFSGLRPLISTGDKKDTKSISREEAILVSDSGLVTMSGGKWSTFRKMAEDLTDKLISVGNLPSKMNCVTASFAFPGADGYSKHLVAKIQTMYDLPYETAVRLVDSYGGEVPLILGKKPKEIKKGTGYFAEEIKHFVKKEFALSVSDVLSRRWRVVFLDLKLAESLAVPVSNVLGKELGWKETEKKSSLNELLKHIKDLKKTIS; this is encoded by the coding sequence ATGAACCATTTAGATGAAAGAAAACAAACGCTAAAACATTTAGAATCAACCCAGTATGATATTTTAATTTTGGGTGGTGGTGCCACCGGTTCCGGAACAGCCCTTGATGCCAGTCTCCGAGGATACAAAGTAGCCTTATTGGAAAAAGGAGACTTTTCTCAAGGTACGAGTTCCCGATCGACAAAACTCATCCACGGTGGAGTGAGGTATCTTGCCCAATTCCATTTTAAATTAATTTACGAAGCATTGTCAGAGCGGAAACGACTTCTCATCAATGCACCTCACTTAGTCAAACCACTTCCCTTTGTTTTACCAACCTATGTTTGGTGGGAAAAACCGTTTTATTCCATTGGTCTTACGATGTATGATATCCTCGCAGGAAAATCGATTGTCCCTGGCCATGAACGAATTTCAAAAGCAACTGCGCTCGACTACTTTGTTTCCCTCAAAAAAGAAAACCTAAAGGGTGGGATCTCCTACTACGACGCTCAGTTCAACGATGCAAGACTCAATGTAACAACCATTCGTGCTGCAAAAGAAAATGGAGCCGACATTGTCTCAAGGATTGAAGTGACATCCTTTTTAAAAGATAACAATGGTAAAATCATTGGTGTCACTGCAAAAGATTCTCTTACGAAAAAAGTGGTATCGATCAAAGCCAAAGTGGTCGCCAATACAACGGGTGTGTGGATTGATTCCCTTCGTAAACTCGATGATCCAAAAGCAGAGAATGTCCTTGCTCCAAGCCAAGGAATCCACCTCGTATTTGACAAAGAGAAACTCCCTTGCCGGACTGCAATGATCATTCCGAAAACTGCCGATGGCAGAGTGGTATTTGTGATCCCTTGGGAAGGGAAAGTACTGCTTGGAACCACAGATACCCCCATCCAAAAGATTGACGATGAACCTTTGCCACTACAATCCGAGGTGGAATTTTTACTCCAAACTGGAAATGATTACCTAGATACAAAATTAACTAAAGACGATATAGAATCTGTGTTTAGTGGCCTACGCCCTCTCATTTCCACAGGAGACAAAAAAGACACAAAATCTATTTCCAGGGAAGAAGCCATCCTCGTTTCGGATTCTGGTCTTGTGACAATGTCGGGAGGGAAATGGTCCACATTCCGTAAGATGGCAGAAGACCTCACCGACAAATTGATCTCTGTTGGAAACCTTCCATCCAAAATGAACTGTGTCACAGCAAGTTTTGCCTTCCCTGGTGCTGATGGGTATAGCAAACATTTGGTGGCAAAAATCCAAACCATGTATGACCTACCTTACGAAACAGCGGTTCGATTGGTGGATTCTTATGGAGGGGAAGTGCCTCTCATCCTCGGTAAAAAACCAAAAGAAATCAAAAAAGGGACTGGTTACTTCGCAGAAGAAATCAAACATTTTGTGAAAAAGGAATTTGCTCTTTCTGTCTCTGATGTTCTCTCGAGACGATGGAGAGTAGTCTTCCTTGATCTAAAACTGGCAGAGTCTCTTGCCGTTCCTGTGAGTAATGTGCTCGGGAAAGAACTCGGTTGGAAAGAAACGGAAAAAAAATCTTCTTTGAATGAACTCCTAAAACACATCAAAGATTTAAAGAAAACTATTTCTTAA
- a CDS encoding NADase-type glycan-binding domain-containing protein yields the protein MDLFFFIQFKMFLFATTSKIRNQKPTLPTFSHHFRTFVSIFLLIFLIHCKASEKQLDYEKTQSVGQVSPEEPWRFSPEFALDEKYGTAFCANAKEIGSGFTLFLANQTKFTALQLLNGYHRSANDLKANDMIKKLRLSSFWMEKNDTKNQFKLDRTKDIELSKAKFGKQGLQILDLDSTFEGNVIRFEILETYGLGTSGRVCLSEVKMGEILKDSFSASPWVSFDKVKLAISQFVKAERHAYGFKQLVLANEKGTILFYDQGTVLPVFFKPDQTFSFSEMYGEGDPTSFLPSLIGTYTILQATEEGLEINLSYFDQGGIERNISWIFKRAEVGDEDYENFKTKLGTKFSEVYQPKTHFLFVLKEKETGRTFYHYELPIPK from the coding sequence ATGGATCTCTTTTTTTTTATTCAATTCAAAATGTTTCTGTTTGCTACCACTTCTAAAATAAGGAATCAAAAGCCGACATTACCTACTTTTTCCCATCACTTTCGTACATTCGTTTCCATCTTCCTACTCATTTTCCTAATTCATTGTAAAGCTTCCGAAAAACAATTGGATTATGAGAAAACCCAAAGTGTTGGCCAAGTGAGTCCAGAAGAACCTTGGAGGTTTAGTCCTGAGTTTGCATTGGATGAAAAATATGGGACTGCATTTTGTGCAAATGCAAAAGAGATAGGATCTGGTTTCACTTTATTTTTAGCCAACCAGACAAAGTTTACAGCATTGCAATTGTTAAACGGATACCATCGTTCTGCCAATGATTTAAAGGCAAATGATATGATTAAAAAGTTGAGACTTTCTTCCTTTTGGATGGAGAAAAACGACACTAAAAATCAGTTTAAATTGGACAGAACCAAAGACATTGAACTTTCCAAAGCGAAATTCGGAAAACAAGGTCTACAAATATTGGATTTAGATTCAACATTCGAAGGGAACGTAATTCGTTTTGAAATTTTAGAAACCTATGGATTAGGCACTTCAGGGCGAGTTTGCCTCTCGGAAGTCAAAATGGGTGAGATCCTGAAAGACAGTTTTTCCGCATCACCTTGGGTGTCCTTTGATAAAGTCAAATTGGCAATTTCCCAATTTGTGAAAGCAGAACGACATGCATATGGTTTCAAACAATTGGTTTTGGCAAATGAAAAGGGTACAATCTTATTTTACGACCAAGGAACTGTTTTACCTGTTTTTTTTAAACCTGACCAAACCTTTAGTTTTTCTGAAATGTATGGAGAAGGTGACCCTACTAGTTTTTTACCATCACTCATTGGCACTTACACAATTCTTCAAGCGACGGAAGAAGGATTAGAAATCAATCTAAGTTATTTTGACCAAGGTGGGATAGAACGAAATATTTCTTGGATCTTCAAACGAGCAGAAGTTGGTGATGAAGATTATGAAAATTTTAAAACAAAACTTGGGACTAAATTTTCAGAAGTGTACCAACCCAAAACGCATTTTCTATTTGTATTAAAAGAAAAAGAAACGGGAAGAACCTTTTATCACTATGAATTACCGATTCCGAAATAA
- the rpoD gene encoding RNA polymerase sigma factor RpoD: MENLASLPEVQKIISIGKANREVSYDEINEILPDKILNSEKIDDVFTLLHEMGIEIVEEYSKKSLEESSSLTTTKEETTKETKEKPARKKRESSVSSSSEDPIRLYLKEIGKVSLISGETEVFLAKRIEKGEKIIEETILSSSILRQNFAKLIPKIKSKKIKVYDLVKVDKMYALNQEQADKLEKVFFENMELIQQDEKVLNESTNRIRKYSENSKKFKELKEKIDMSTGKIDEAIRKIGVSQKEIQKISQKIKSMVFRVKEIEKHFLKIKAKYGHDVREIKALNRFIEKNENLDEIEKMMGCDIDEVREVIKDIRNNERKLRRMEQEAGSPVGEIKDWGEKIIKGEREIAQAKRELVRANLRLVVSIAKRYANRGMHFFDLIQEGNIGLIRAVDKFEYKKGYKFSTYATWWIRQAITRAISDQARTIRVPVHMIEQVNKVIRETRLFVQEFGRDPSNDEIAERLGWPVQKVKAVKNVAREPISLEIPVGSEEDSELGDFIEDKEVISPLNSAASSILSEQIRQVLQTLPAREQKVIRMRFGLDDGYAQTLEEVGYQFKVTRERIRQIEAKALRRLRHPSRSKKLKDYID, encoded by the coding sequence ATGGAAAATCTAGCAAGCCTACCAGAAGTACAAAAGATAATCTCCATCGGAAAAGCAAACCGAGAGGTATCGTATGATGAGATCAATGAAATACTACCGGATAAAATTCTAAACTCCGAAAAGATTGACGATGTCTTTACCTTGTTACACGAGATGGGGATTGAAATCGTAGAGGAGTATTCCAAAAAATCTTTGGAAGAATCTAGTTCCCTCACAACGACAAAAGAAGAAACTACCAAAGAAACAAAAGAAAAACCGGCACGTAAAAAAAGGGAGTCCAGTGTTTCTTCTAGTTCTGAGGATCCAATTCGACTTTACCTCAAGGAAATTGGTAAGGTTTCCCTGATCTCGGGAGAAACAGAAGTGTTTCTTGCCAAACGAATTGAGAAGGGTGAAAAAATCATTGAAGAAACGATTTTAAGTTCTTCGATCCTCAGACAAAACTTTGCGAAACTCATTCCTAAAATTAAGTCCAAAAAAATCAAAGTTTATGACTTGGTGAAAGTGGACAAAATGTACGCTCTCAACCAAGAGCAAGCGGACAAATTAGAAAAAGTATTTTTTGAAAATATGGAACTCATCCAACAGGATGAAAAAGTTCTTAACGAATCCACAAACCGCATTCGAAAGTATTCTGAAAATTCTAAGAAGTTCAAAGAACTCAAAGAAAAAATCGATATGTCTACGGGCAAAATCGATGAAGCCATTCGTAAAATTGGTGTTTCGCAAAAAGAAATCCAAAAGATCTCTCAAAAGATCAAGTCGATGGTTTTCCGTGTTAAGGAAATCGAAAAACATTTCTTAAAAATCAAAGCCAAATACGGTCATGATGTTCGTGAAATCAAAGCACTCAACCGTTTCATCGAAAAAAATGAAAACTTAGATGAAATCGAAAAAATGATGGGTTGTGATATTGATGAAGTCAGAGAAGTCATCAAAGACATACGTAACAATGAACGTAAACTCCGTCGTATGGAACAGGAAGCAGGTTCACCTGTTGGGGAAATCAAAGACTGGGGTGAAAAAATCATCAAAGGGGAAAGGGAAATTGCACAAGCAAAACGTGAACTTGTGCGAGCAAACCTCCGTTTGGTGGTCTCTATTGCAAAACGGTATGCAAACCGTGGTATGCATTTCTTTGACCTCATCCAAGAAGGAAACATTGGTCTCATTCGCGCAGTAGATAAGTTTGAATACAAAAAGGGGTATAAATTTTCCACTTATGCCACTTGGTGGATTAGACAAGCGATCACTCGTGCGATCTCAGACCAAGCTCGTACGATCCGTGTACCAGTTCACATGATCGAACAGGTAAACAAGGTGATCCGAGAAACTCGTCTCTTTGTACAAGAGTTTGGTCGTGATCCTTCTAATGATGAAATTGCAGAACGACTCGGCTGGCCTGTACAAAAAGTAAAGGCTGTAAAAAACGTAGCACGGGAACCAATTTCACTCGAGATCCCTGTGGGTTCCGAGGAAGATTCGGAACTTGGAGATTTTATCGAAGACAAGGAAGTGATTTCGCCACTGAACTCAGCTGCATCTTCCATCCTTTCCGAACAAATCAGACAAGTGTTACAAACACTTCCTGCGCGGGAACAAAAAGTCATTCGTATGCGTTTTGGTTTGGATGATGGATATGCACAAACACTCGAAGAAGTGGGTTACCAATTCAAAGTGACACGTGAAAGGATTCGTCAGATTGAAGCAAAAGCGTTACGTCGTCTCCGCCACCCAAGTCGCTCGAAAAAACTGAAAGACTATATCGATTAA